One genomic segment of Strix aluco isolate bStrAlu1 chromosome 9, bStrAlu1.hap1, whole genome shotgun sequence includes these proteins:
- the SCHIP1 gene encoding schwannomin-interacting protein 1 isoform X2 — MSREGDGMGDVIRKAAAPAGEGSYKKAQKNERESIRQKLALGSFFDDGPGLYTSCSKSGKPSLSSRLQSGMNLQICFVNDSGSDKDSDADDSKTETSLDTPLSPMSKQSSSYSDRDTTEEESESLDDMDFLTRQKKLQAEAKMALAMAKPMAKMQVEVEKQNRKKSPVADLLPHMPHISECLMKRSLKPTDLRDMTIGQLQVIVNDLHSQIESLNEELVQLLLIRDELHTEQDAMLVDIEDLTRHAESQQKHMAEKMPAK; from the exons ATGAGTCGGGAGGGTGATGGCATGGGTGACGTCATCAGGAAAGCAGCCGCGCCGGCCGGGGAGGGGAGTTATAAAAAG GCCCAGAAGAATGAGCGGGAGTCCATCAGGCAGAAGTTGGCTCTGGGCAGTTTCTTCGACGATGGCCCGGGACTTTACACCAGCTGCAGCAAGAGCGGCAAGCCGAGCCTCTCCTCCCG ATTACAAAGTGGGATGAACCTGCAGATTTGCTTTGTGAACGACAGCGGCAGCGACAAGGACAGCGATGCCGACGACAGCAAGACAGAAACCAGCCTGGACACACCGTTGTCGCCCATG AGCAAGCAGAGTTCATCCTACTCCGACAGAGACACGACGGAGGAAGAGTCAGAGTCCCTTGATGACATGGATTTCCTCACCAGGCAAAAGAAACTCCAAGCTGAAGCCAAAATGGCCTTGGCTATGGCAAAGCCCATGGCCAAAATGCAGGTCGAGGTGGAAAAGCAGAACAGGAAGAAATCGCCGGTAGCGGATCTT CTGCCACATATGCCTCATATAAGTGAATGCCTGATGAAGAGAAGTTTAAAACCCACTGATCTAAGAGACATGACTATCGGGCAGCTACAAGTGATAGTCAATGATCTCCACTCACAGATAGAAA GCTTGAACGAGGAGCTGGTGCAGCTGCTGCTCATTCGGGACGAGCTGCACACAGAGCAGGACGCCATGCTGGTGGACATCGAGGATCTGACCAG ACACGCCGAAAGTCAGCAGAAGCACATGGCAGAGAAGATGCCGGCAAAATGA
- the SCHIP1 gene encoding schwannomin-interacting protein 1 isoform X4 gives MKLLRAQKNERESIRQKLALGSFFDDGPGLYTSCSKSGKPSLSSRLQSGMNLQICFVNDSGSDKDSDADDSKTETSLDTPLSPMSKQSSSYSDRDTTEEESESLDDMDFLTRQKKLQAEAKMALAMAKPMAKMQVEVEKQNRKKSPVADLLPHMPHISECLMKRSLKPTDLRDMTIGQLQVIVNDLHSQIESLNEELVQLLLIRDELHTEQDAMLVDIEDLTRHAESQQKHMAEKMPAK, from the exons ATGAAACTGCTCCGT GCCCAGAAGAATGAGCGGGAGTCCATCAGGCAGAAGTTGGCTCTGGGCAGTTTCTTCGACGATGGCCCGGGACTTTACACCAGCTGCAGCAAGAGCGGCAAGCCGAGCCTCTCCTCCCG ATTACAAAGTGGGATGAACCTGCAGATTTGCTTTGTGAACGACAGCGGCAGCGACAAGGACAGCGATGCCGACGACAGCAAGACAGAAACCAGCCTGGACACACCGTTGTCGCCCATG AGCAAGCAGAGTTCATCCTACTCCGACAGAGACACGACGGAGGAAGAGTCAGAGTCCCTTGATGACATGGATTTCCTCACCAGGCAAAAGAAACTCCAAGCTGAAGCCAAAATGGCCTTGGCTATGGCAAAGCCCATGGCCAAAATGCAGGTCGAGGTGGAAAAGCAGAACAGGAAGAAATCGCCGGTAGCGGATCTT CTGCCACATATGCCTCATATAAGTGAATGCCTGATGAAGAGAAGTTTAAAACCCACTGATCTAAGAGACATGACTATCGGGCAGCTACAAGTGATAGTCAATGATCTCCACTCACAGATAGAAA GCTTGAACGAGGAGCTGGTGCAGCTGCTGCTCATTCGGGACGAGCTGCACACAGAGCAGGACGCCATGCTGGTGGACATCGAGGATCTGACCAG ACACGCCGAAAGTCAGCAGAAGCACATGGCAGAGAAGATGCCGGCAAAATGA
- the SCHIP1 gene encoding schwannomin-interacting protein 1 isoform X3, translating to MVHQENCSYQAQKNERESIRQKLALGSFFDDGPGLYTSCSKSGKPSLSSRLQSGMNLQICFVNDSGSDKDSDADDSKTETSLDTPLSPMSKQSSSYSDRDTTEEESESLDDMDFLTRQKKLQAEAKMALAMAKPMAKMQVEVEKQNRKKSPVADLLPHMPHISECLMKRSLKPTDLRDMTIGQLQVIVNDLHSQIESLNEELVQLLLIRDELHTEQDAMLVDIEDLTRHAESQQKHMAEKMPAK from the exons ATGGTACACCAGGAAAACTGCTCCTACCAG GCCCAGAAGAATGAGCGGGAGTCCATCAGGCAGAAGTTGGCTCTGGGCAGTTTCTTCGACGATGGCCCGGGACTTTACACCAGCTGCAGCAAGAGCGGCAAGCCGAGCCTCTCCTCCCG ATTACAAAGTGGGATGAACCTGCAGATTTGCTTTGTGAACGACAGCGGCAGCGACAAGGACAGCGATGCCGACGACAGCAAGACAGAAACCAGCCTGGACACACCGTTGTCGCCCATG AGCAAGCAGAGTTCATCCTACTCCGACAGAGACACGACGGAGGAAGAGTCAGAGTCCCTTGATGACATGGATTTCCTCACCAGGCAAAAGAAACTCCAAGCTGAAGCCAAAATGGCCTTGGCTATGGCAAAGCCCATGGCCAAAATGCAGGTCGAGGTGGAAAAGCAGAACAGGAAGAAATCGCCGGTAGCGGATCTT CTGCCACATATGCCTCATATAAGTGAATGCCTGATGAAGAGAAGTTTAAAACCCACTGATCTAAGAGACATGACTATCGGGCAGCTACAAGTGATAGTCAATGATCTCCACTCACAGATAGAAA GCTTGAACGAGGAGCTGGTGCAGCTGCTGCTCATTCGGGACGAGCTGCACACAGAGCAGGACGCCATGCTGGTGGACATCGAGGATCTGACCAG ACACGCCGAAAGTCAGCAGAAGCACATGGCAGAGAAGATGCCGGCAAAATGA